The following coding sequences lie in one Nocardia sp. NBC_01503 genomic window:
- a CDS encoding recombinase family protein, which yields MLQSRSVQQFASALIHALEQAGCAKIFTDMKSGKDTEREELWKCLEYVRAGDTLVVPSLDRLGRSLQDLISIVAGLRKRGIGFRSLYEAIDTTTPGGRLVFHVFAALAEFIRELIVQGTNEGLAAARARGQRLGRPPTMTEEQIRQARAILTRPEETVSSVARLLGVSRSTIYKYVPELSESQSQLTLKKHAGQSYEEPIS from the coding sequence GTGTTGCAAAGTCGGAGTGTCCAACAATTCGCGTCGGCCCTGATTCACGCACTCGAACAGGCGGGCTGCGCGAAGATCTTCACCGACATGAAGTCCGGCAAGGACACCGAACGCGAAGAGCTCTGGAAGTGCCTGGAGTACGTGCGCGCCGGTGACACCTTGGTGGTGCCTTCACTCGATCGACTCGGGCGCTCACTGCAGGACCTGATCTCGATCGTGGCCGGACTCCGCAAGCGCGGCATCGGATTCCGCTCCCTATACGAGGCCATCGATACCACCACCCCCGGCGGACGCCTGGTGTTCCATGTCTTCGCCGCGCTGGCCGAGTTCATCCGCGAATTGATCGTGCAGGGCACCAACGAGGGCCTGGCCGCCGCACGCGCCCGCGGGCAGCGCCTCGGACGCCCGCCCACCATGACCGAGGAGCAGATCCGCCAAGCCCGTGCCATCCTCACCCGCCCCGAGGAGACCGTGTCCTCGGTCGCCCGACTGCTGGGAGTTTCCCGATCCACCATCTACAAATATGTACCCGAACTCAGCGAGAGTCAGAGTCAACTCACTCTCAAGAAACATGCAGGTCAGAGCTATGAAGAGCCCATCTCCTGA